In Deinococcus psychrotolerans, a genomic segment contains:
- a CDS encoding NADH:flavin oxidoreductase/NADH oxidase — MTSSSAEGFTLSGNGSSSPVLLSPLRIAQLTLKNRVVVSPMCMYSAEDGFANDFHLVHLGRFALGGAALIFTEAAAVSPEGRISPGDLGLWNDQQIGPLARIADFVHQHGALIGIQLAHAGRKAGMSAPWKGGELVPAEEGGWTVLGPDVHAYSPRYGSPHAMSPEDIAQVVKDFTASTRRAVIAGFDTLEIHAAHGYLLHQFLSPLSNSRLDQYGGTLENRARLLLEVTRAVRGVWPDHLPLFVRLSATDWAPGGWDIEQTVEISRQLSREGVNVIDVSSGGLTPDQQITAGPGYQVPFAERLKQDTDLTVMAVGMITEPQQAEQILQAKQADLVALARELLRDPQFVQRAAWQSGQTLDVPVQYQRAWPKPE, encoded by the coding sequence ATGACTTCTTCCTCTGCTGAGGGCTTTACGCTGTCCGGCAACGGCTCGTCCAGTCCTGTGCTGCTCAGCCCGCTGCGTATCGCCCAACTGACTCTCAAAAACCGCGTGGTGGTCTCGCCAATGTGCATGTACAGCGCTGAAGACGGCTTTGCCAACGATTTTCATTTGGTGCATCTGGGCCGATTTGCACTGGGAGGCGCAGCTTTAATCTTCACGGAGGCCGCCGCCGTGAGTCCAGAAGGCCGCATCAGCCCAGGTGATTTGGGACTGTGGAACGATCAGCAGATCGGCCCGCTGGCCCGCATTGCCGACTTCGTGCATCAGCACGGCGCACTGATCGGCATTCAGCTGGCGCACGCTGGGCGCAAAGCCGGGATGTCCGCGCCTTGGAAGGGCGGCGAACTGGTGCCTGCGGAAGAGGGCGGCTGGACAGTGCTGGGGCCAGACGTACACGCTTATTCGCCGCGCTACGGCTCGCCGCACGCCATGAGCCCCGAAGACATCGCGCAGGTGGTCAAAGACTTTACCGCCAGCACCCGCCGCGCTGTGATCGCCGGATTCGACACCCTCGAAATTCACGCCGCGCACGGCTATTTGCTTCACCAGTTTCTCTCGCCGCTGAGCAACAGCCGCCTCGATCAGTACGGCGGCACTTTAGAGAACCGCGCCCGCTTGCTGCTGGAAGTCACCAGAGCCGTGCGCGGAGTCTGGCCCGATCATTTGCCGCTGTTCGTGCGCCTGTCGGCGACCGACTGGGCACCCGGTGGCTGGGACATCGAGCAGACCGTAGAAATCTCCCGCCAGCTTTCCCGCGAAGGGGTGAACGTCATTGACGTTTCAAGCGGCGGCCTGACGCCAGATCAGCAAATTACTGCCGGCCCCGGCTACCAAGTGCCGTTTGCCGAGCGCCTCAAGCAGGACACCGACCTGACGGTGATGGCGGTGGGCATGATCACCGAGCCGCAGCAAGCCGAGCAGATTTTGCAGGCCAAGCAAGCCGATTTGGTGGCGCTGGCCCGTGAACTCCTGCGCGATCCGCAGTTTGTTCAGCGGGCGGCGTGGCAATCTGGCCAAACGCTAGACGTGCCGGTGCAGTACCAGCGGGCGTGGCCGAAGCCCGAGTAA
- the argF gene encoding ornithine carbamoyltransferase — protein MAGRDFLSNLDMTSAELRSVLDTAASMKRGEWRGVKPLAGLSLALVFEKASLRTRTTFDVGMYQLGGHAITLSNQEIGLGQRERVSDVARNLERWVDGIMGRVYLQQTLHELADHACVPVINGLSDMLHPVQLLADYQTIEEELGSAAGKRVVYIGDGNNLANSHIHMGVLSGSDVTIVTPVGYEPNGGVLQGALKRGAAVTLTNDLAAVEGADVLYTDVWISMGQEAEADIRRRAFQGYQVTPQMLETIAPDGIFLHCLPAHYGEETVPEATEHPKSRVFDQAENRLHAQKALLYHLLGAAKPRW, from the coding sequence ATGGCGGGGCGCGACTTTTTATCCAACCTCGATATGACCAGCGCCGAGCTCCGCAGCGTTCTGGACACCGCCGCCTCGATGAAGCGCGGTGAGTGGCGCGGTGTCAAGCCGCTTGCGGGGCTGTCGCTGGCGCTGGTTTTTGAGAAAGCCAGTTTGAGGACCCGCACCACTTTTGATGTGGGAATGTACCAACTCGGCGGCCACGCCATCACCCTGTCGAATCAAGAAATCGGCCTCGGCCAGCGTGAGCGCGTCAGCGACGTGGCCCGCAACTTGGAGCGCTGGGTAGACGGAATCATGGGCCGGGTTTATTTGCAGCAGACCCTGCACGAATTGGCCGACCACGCCTGCGTTCCGGTCATCAACGGGCTGTCGGACATGCTCCATCCGGTGCAGCTGCTGGCCGATTACCAGACCATCGAGGAGGAGTTGGGGAGCGCGGCGGGCAAGCGGGTGGTCTACATCGGCGACGGCAACAACCTTGCCAACAGCCACATTCATATGGGCGTGCTGAGCGGCTCCGACGTGACCATCGTGACGCCGGTGGGCTACGAACCCAACGGCGGCGTGCTTCAGGGCGCACTCAAGCGGGGCGCGGCCGTCACGCTGACCAACGACCTCGCAGCGGTGGAAGGCGCGGACGTACTGTATACCGACGTCTGGATTTCGATGGGCCAAGAAGCCGAAGCCGACATTCGCCGCCGCGCTTTTCAGGGCTACCAAGTCACGCCGCAGATGCTGGAGACAATCGCCCCAGACGGCATTTTTCTGCACTGCTTACCGGCCCACTACGGCGAAGAAACCGTGCCGGAAGCCACCGAACATCCCAAGAGCCGTGTGTTTGACCAAGCCGAGAACCGCCTGCACGCTCAAAAGGCCCTGCTGTATCATCTGCTGGGCGCGGCCAAGCCGAGGTGGTGA
- a CDS encoding DUF4388 domain-containing protein — protein MSQSNDLESFDLIELLSVLAKGAKTGALRIYRGQQIFTLWLSSGRVRRMDGAGFDTGAAVLAQLLEDPSGRFHFEADEVVPFPNLDQSHDAFAYAALKRMPPPPLKFDGPGRLESPERFAELTLDLYEQEVLRGVAEGKPLSELAAARDPRAAPLLGRLTRLRLIGERRTRVARLVVQVQRQAGGRQGSSAAIDETIFRRWREAVGGHIEYIQVREERSGKVYQMPVSAAADAGTSLQLSPELLIRTGLRAGDAVLVRPVTALTGAEPNSS, from the coding sequence GTGAGCCAGTCCAATGACCTGGAGTCGTTCGATCTCATCGAGCTGCTCTCGGTGCTGGCAAAGGGAGCCAAAACGGGTGCGCTCCGCATCTACCGGGGCCAGCAGATCTTTACTTTATGGCTCTCGAGCGGGCGGGTGCGCCGGATGGACGGGGCGGGCTTTGACACGGGCGCAGCGGTCTTGGCCCAGCTCCTTGAAGACCCGAGCGGACGCTTTCATTTTGAAGCGGACGAAGTGGTTCCCTTTCCCAATCTCGATCAGTCGCACGACGCCTTTGCTTACGCTGCCCTCAAGCGGATGCCGCCTCCGCCGCTGAAATTTGACGGCCCGGGCCGCCTGGAGTCGCCGGAGCGCTTCGCAGAGTTGACTTTAGACTTATACGAACAAGAAGTCCTGCGCGGCGTGGCCGAAGGCAAGCCCCTTTCAGAATTGGCTGCCGCCCGTGATCCGAGGGCCGCGCCGCTGCTGGGCCGCCTGACCCGCCTGCGCTTAATTGGTGAGCGCCGCACGCGGGTGGCCCGCTTGGTGGTGCAAGTTCAGCGTCAAGCGGGCGGTCGCCAAGGCAGCAGCGCGGCCATAGACGAAACGATCTTCCGGCGCTGGCGCGAGGCGGTGGGCGGTCACATCGAATATATCCAGGTGCGCGAGGAACGCAGCGGCAAGGTGTATCAAATGCCTGTCAGCGCGGCAGCCGACGCCGGCACTTCTTTGCAGCTCAGTCCCGAACTGCTGATCCGAACTGGCCTGAGGGCTGGAGACGCGGTACTGGTGCGCCCAGTGACGGCGCTGACGGGTGCCGAACCGAACTCCAGCTGA
- a CDS encoding RNA 2'-phosphotransferase, with protein MNSPVTDKQLSHQLSYLLRHAPHQAGLSLEVGSWVPLAPLLMHLGVSRPQVERVVAQSDKQRFSLHGERIRANQGHSVPVDLELLPAEPPSVLYHGTVATALGRIRLSGLRPMQRHHVHLSPDVETAHRVGARRGPAVVLTVRSGLMHARGHLFYRSENGVWLVDEVPGQFLVFP; from the coding sequence ATGAACAGTCCAGTGACCGACAAACAACTCTCTCACCAACTCTCGTATCTGCTCCGGCACGCACCGCACCAAGCGGGCCTGAGTTTAGAAGTGGGCAGCTGGGTGCCGTTAGCGCCGCTCCTGATGCATCTGGGCGTCAGCCGCCCGCAAGTGGAGCGGGTGGTGGCCCAGTCCGACAAACAGCGCTTTTCGCTGCACGGAGAGCGAATTCGCGCCAACCAAGGCCACAGCGTTCCGGTGGATTTGGAGCTGCTGCCCGCCGAGCCACCAAGCGTCCTGTATCACGGCACGGTGGCCACCGCGCTCGGCCGTATTCGGCTTAGCGGTCTACGGCCTATGCAGCGCCACCACGTTCACCTCTCGCCAGATGTGGAGACGGCCCACCGCGTGGGTGCGAGGCGCGGCCCAGCCGTGGTTCTGACGGTACGCTCCGGTTTGATGCACGCCAGAGGACACCTCTTTTACCGCTCCGAAAACGGCGTCTGGCTGGTGGACGAGGTGCCGGGTCAGTTTTTGGTCTTTCCTTAA
- a CDS encoding IS982 family transposase, translated as MYRYRPHHSLTRRSVIRFFHRWSQRYFWDTKRCKHQKMTDAMLVALLLTRFVFKHPYASVWWNILCEDRPGLPSYTQAYTRGVRLLAQLEAVVSPPQQCAGVIIDSMPLPVCRPKRAKGCAFPGARWGYGTQGHVFGYKLHAWVSPQGRILQYLVKPANLHDTTVGFELNQRWPDFDGPKIIGGKGYCCLGFVFPPKKNTRYDTGWRVSRHPQLRKRIETVFSQLVNAQIRSAQTKTVAALRLRVVLAVLAHNLAQP; from the coding sequence ATGTACAGATACCGTCCCCACCACAGTTTAACCCGTCGTTCGGTCATCCGCTTCTTTCATCGCTGGTCTCAACGTTACTTCTGGGATACGAAGCGCTGTAAACATCAAAAAATGACCGACGCGATGCTCGTCGCTTTGCTGTTGACGCGATTTGTTTTCAAGCATCCCTACGCTTCAGTATGGTGGAACATCTTGTGTGAAGACCGTCCCGGTCTTCCGTCTTACACCCAAGCCTACACACGTGGCGTCCGGCTCCTCGCGCAGTTGGAGGCCGTGGTCAGCCCACCACAGCAGTGTGCGGGGGTCATCATTGACTCCATGCCACTCCCAGTCTGTCGTCCCAAGCGGGCGAAGGGGTGTGCGTTTCCGGGTGCTCGCTGGGGGTACGGCACACAAGGCCATGTCTTCGGATACAAGCTTCACGCTTGGGTCAGCCCTCAAGGCCGGATTCTCCAATATCTCGTGAAACCTGCCAATCTCCACGACACGACGGTCGGTTTTGAACTCAACCAGCGTTGGCCGGACTTTGACGGCCCGAAGATCATTGGCGGTAAAGGCTATTGCTGCTTAGGGTTCGTCTTTCCACCCAAGAAAAACACTCGCTATGACACGGGGTGGCGGGTTTCCCGCCACCCCCAGCTCCGCAAACGTATTGAAACGGTCTTTTCTCAACTGGTCAACGCCCAAATTCGTTCGGCACAAACGAAAACCGTAGCCGCCTTACGGCTGCGTGTCGTGCTGGCCGTGCTTGCCCACAATCTCGCTCAGCCCTAA
- a CDS encoding 2Fe-2S iron-sulfur cluster-binding protein has translation MITLTVNGYGEFQVQDNERLVLALERSGVDILHRCGGVARCTTCKVEFSVGEPFQMTQAEHDKLEEKGLSGVRLSCQILCQHDMTLTPVQTEKNSGLEAGKTPAETVEPEPVWIERS, from the coding sequence ATGATCACACTGACAGTAAACGGCTACGGAGAATTTCAAGTTCAAGACAACGAGCGCTTGGTGCTGGCTTTGGAGCGCAGCGGCGTGGACATTTTGCACCGCTGCGGCGGCGTGGCCCGCTGCACGACTTGCAAGGTGGAGTTCAGTGTGGGCGAGCCGTTTCAAATGACGCAGGCCGAACACGACAAACTCGAAGAAAAGGGCCTGAGCGGCGTGCGCTTGTCGTGCCAAATTCTGTGCCAGCACGATATGACGCTCACGCCTGTGCAGACCGAGAAAAACAGCGGCTTGGAAGCGGGCAAGACTCCTGCCGAAACAGTCGAGCCGGAACCCGTTTGGATCGAGCGGAGCTGA
- a CDS encoding response regulator, whose protein sequence is MDVSNEAQPALRGRIVSLLLVDDHPVVRKGTRELFEGQSDLQVVGEADSGESAVRQARELLPDVILMDVSMPGMNGIEATKLIKAERPSVGVLVLTSYDDDAYVFALLEAGAAGYILKNAGEEELLGAVRAVAAGESALTPAVARKVLTRFSAQSTPSPVDDSLSPRELEVLRIAASGRTNKEIARDLDISPRTVQVHLANIFSKLDVGSRTEAVLYGIKRGWIDLSAGE, encoded by the coding sequence ATGGACGTTTCAAATGAGGCCCAACCTGCCCTGCGGGGGCGTATTGTTTCACTGCTGCTCGTCGACGATCATCCGGTGGTGCGCAAGGGCACCCGCGAACTTTTTGAAGGCCAGAGCGATCTTCAAGTGGTGGGTGAGGCCGACAGCGGCGAAAGCGCTGTGCGGCAGGCCCGCGAACTGCTGCCCGACGTGATTTTGATGGACGTTTCGATGCCCGGCATGAACGGCATCGAGGCCACCAAGCTGATCAAAGCCGAGCGCCCCAGCGTGGGCGTGCTGGTGCTGACCAGTTACGACGACGACGCTTACGTGTTTGCCCTTCTGGAAGCGGGCGCGGCGGGCTACATCCTCAAAAATGCGGGCGAGGAAGAACTGCTCGGCGCGGTGCGGGCGGTGGCGGCGGGTGAAAGTGCTCTGACGCCAGCGGTGGCCCGCAAAGTGCTGACCCGTTTCAGCGCCCAAAGTACCCCGAGTCCGGTGGACGACTCGCTCTCGCCGCGTGAACTCGAAGTCTTGCGAATCGCCGCTTCGGGCCGCACCAACAAAGAAATTGCCCGCGACCTCGATATCTCTCCGCGCACCGTGCAAGTTCACCTCGCCAATATCTTTTCCAAATTGGACGTGGGCAGCCGCACCGAGGCTGTGCTGTACGGCATCAAGCGCGGCTGGATTGACCTGAGCGCAGGGGAGTGA
- a CDS encoding S1 RNA-binding domain-containing protein: MQLDSGAVAEGRVTRVTDFGAFIQFDNGETGLVHISQIAHSFVRNIHDHVHEGDTVDVKVLGRDERGRLDLSIKELLEEPEEIPRPRAIGRQSPQFEAKLRSFMRDAKERTTAGGKKPTTPTKRKK; encoded by the coding sequence GTGCAACTTGATTCCGGCGCGGTCGCTGAAGGCCGCGTCACCCGCGTCACTGACTTCGGGGCGTTCATACAATTCGACAATGGCGAAACTGGGTTGGTTCACATCTCCCAAATTGCCCATTCGTTCGTTCGCAACATCCACGACCATGTCCATGAGGGCGACACCGTGGACGTCAAGGTCTTGGGCCGAGACGAACGCGGCAGACTTGATTTGTCGATCAAGGAACTGCTCGAGGAACCGGAAGAAATTCCGCGCCCCCGCGCCATTGGCCGCCAAAGCCCGCAGTTTGAAGCCAAGCTGCGCTCGTTTATGCGCGACGCCAAAGAGCGCACCACCGCAGGCGGTAAAAAGCCGACGACGCCCACCAAGCGCAAGAAGTAA
- the ffh gene encoding signal recognition particle protein: MFETLGNKLQDILERLQREKTLTDAQVKVAMREIRMALLEADVNFGVAKEFVSRVSEKAVGQEVLGSLNAGQMVVKLVHDELIQTLGGESKQPTLKNEGNVVFMVGLQGAGKTTSTGKLAKFYKEKGRRVLLIAADTQRPAAREQLRTLGNQVGVPVLEVANGETPAQTRQRLNEFQQQDFRDLVIVDTAGRLQIDENLMTQLADLQAALQPTETLLVVDAMTGQEALSVAKTFDERVNLSGLIITKMDGDARGGAALSARFVTGKPIYFAGTSEKLTGLEPFYPDRVAGRILGMGDVLGLIERAQQADLQSMETKKAEEFDLEDLLNQLRQIRKMGPLGDLIKLIPGMSRALPEGFSIDEKQIHKIDSMISSMTMKERRNPKILNASRRKRVAAGAGTQVSEINKLVKMHEQMKDMMKMLQRMSGGKGMGALGGGMKGAGMKGGRALQPNQVLPPKLPRR; this comes from the coding sequence ATGTTTGAGACCCTCGGCAACAAATTGCAAGACATTTTGGAACGCCTCCAGCGTGAAAAAACCCTGACCGACGCGCAAGTCAAAGTCGCCATGCGCGAAATTCGGATGGCCCTCCTGGAGGCCGACGTGAACTTCGGCGTGGCCAAAGAGTTCGTCTCACGCGTCAGCGAGAAGGCGGTGGGGCAAGAAGTGCTGGGCAGCCTCAACGCCGGTCAGATGGTGGTCAAGCTGGTTCACGATGAGCTGATTCAGACGCTTGGCGGCGAGTCCAAGCAGCCGACCCTCAAAAATGAAGGCAACGTGGTGTTTATGGTCGGCCTTCAGGGCGCGGGCAAAACCACCTCCACCGGCAAGCTGGCCAAGTTCTACAAGGAAAAAGGCCGCCGGGTGCTGCTGATTGCCGCCGATACCCAGCGCCCCGCCGCCCGCGAGCAACTCCGCACCCTCGGCAACCAAGTCGGTGTGCCGGTGCTGGAAGTCGCCAACGGCGAAACGCCCGCCCAGACCAGACAGCGCCTGAATGAATTTCAGCAGCAAGATTTCCGCGATCTGGTGATTGTGGATACGGCCGGCCGCCTGCAAATCGACGAAAATTTGATGACCCAGTTGGCCGACCTTCAGGCCGCCTTGCAGCCCACCGAGACGCTGCTGGTGGTGGACGCCATGACCGGGCAAGAGGCGCTGAGCGTGGCCAAAACCTTTGACGAGCGGGTGAACTTATCGGGCCTGATCATCACCAAAATGGACGGCGACGCACGCGGCGGGGCGGCGCTCTCGGCACGCTTCGTAACGGGCAAGCCGATTTATTTCGCGGGCACCTCCGAAAAGCTGACCGGTTTGGAACCATTTTATCCTGACCGCGTGGCGGGCCGCATTCTGGGAATGGGCGACGTGCTGGGCCTGATCGAGCGGGCGCAGCAAGCCGATTTGCAGAGCATGGAAACCAAGAAGGCCGAAGAATTCGACCTTGAAGACCTGCTCAATCAACTGCGCCAGATTCGCAAGATGGGGCCACTCGGCGACCTCATCAAGCTGATTCCGGGCATGAGCCGCGCCCTGCCGGAAGGATTTAGCATCGACGAGAAGCAGATTCACAAAATCGACTCGATGATCTCCAGCATGACGATGAAGGAGCGGCGCAATCCCAAGATTTTGAATGCCTCGCGCCGCAAGCGCGTTGCGGCGGGCGCGGGCACCCAGGTCAGCGAGATCAACAAACTGGTCAAAATGCACGAGCAGATGAAGGACATGATGAAAATGCTTCAGCGCATGAGCGGCGGCAAAGGCATGGGAGCGCTGGGGGGCGGCATGAAAGGAGCAGGCATGAAAGGCGGGCGGGCCCTGCAGCCCAATCAGGTTTTGCCGCCCAAGCTGCCGCGCCGCTGA
- a CDS encoding septum site-determining protein MinC, whose protein sequence is MKFRGTLGGLNIQLDDSDTPQSVAGPLAARAALLASEVTLEIDIEAHLDTLDAVRGAVAAAGGSISRVRAPRVTAPSPALITEQGSAPSSSSTALPTAALPVGNITQSLDNHTVVLPNSVRAGFRGEYGGSVVVLGDVNPGSELVAGGDVIVLGALRGVVHAGADGRESAIVWGRPIASPQIRIAGAVARAPEGSSLSSMRKLSSGVESEVARLQHGQIVIEASHVPR, encoded by the coding sequence ATGAAGTTTCGCGGCACACTTGGCGGCCTGAATATCCAGCTCGACGACTCAGACACTCCGCAGTCGGTGGCGGGGCCGCTGGCTGCCCGCGCCGCGCTGCTGGCCAGCGAGGTGACGCTGGAAATAGACATTGAAGCCCACCTCGACACCCTCGACGCGGTGCGCGGCGCGGTGGCGGCGGCGGGCGGCAGCATCAGCCGAGTTCGCGCTCCCCGCGTGACGGCCCCCAGCCCCGCTCTGATCACCGAGCAAGGTTCAGCGCCGTCCTCTTCCAGCACCGCGCTGCCCACAGCGGCCCTGCCAGTGGGCAACATCACCCAGAGCCTGGACAACCACACCGTCGTGCTGCCCAACAGCGTGCGGGCAGGCTTCCGGGGCGAATACGGCGGCAGCGTGGTGGTGCTGGGCGACGTGAATCCCGGCTCGGAACTGGTGGCGGGCGGTGACGTGATCGTGCTGGGAGCGCTCAGGGGCGTCGTCCACGCCGGAGCCGACGGACGCGAGAGCGCGATTGTCTGGGGCAGACCGATTGCCAGCCCCCAGATCCGCATCGCCGGAGCGGTGGCCCGCGCTCCCGAGGGCAGCAGCCTGAGCAGCATGAGAAAACTCAGCAGCGGAGTGGAATCCGAAGTGGCGCGGCTGCAACACGGCCAGATCGTGATTGAAGCCAGCCACGTGCCGAGGTAG